One window of the Peptacetobacter hiranonis genome contains the following:
- a CDS encoding 5'-nucleotidase C-terminal domain-containing protein, with translation MRKAYKRIISTAMVLSIVIQGNTVFAKEISNNSNNESKKLVVVYERKDSKDYLDILINGKTNQKEIKDGKLCEVVDGIDIAVVDSNKSTNLKSDMTNLIKSGAEAFIYINGENVDVFSANDVSKKISKSNETNGKSNESKKADSTETKKEDVKRESTSKENPSKEGAKEDAKKDTSRKVKVEITYRQKNSSNELISLKTATTVSSSEKEESKTENRKEEDKNNSNQKPEQDKEENKDENKDEVSFNNEDVLGKTSTELVGDYYTIGKEESNFANLINDALLSKTGAEIAMTNAGTILKSIPKGDITYGNIVESVIFGNTVITKKLTGKQIKDAIEVGAEIYPEANSTFLHFGNLTYTIDVNKKAGSRITDIKVKGKKLDESKQYLVAMNDYMSTDYSSISGSSIEKNYGELDKVIAEFIKSKGTVNYKNDGRIKVTKTININREKVKKVVTAIDKLTYDKTTSNIKAVNEAIKMFNDLNQDERKQVTNYKKLVKIADSLRSNGVNVSKPSGTGSSSSSSSSSGSKPTQKSPKTGDASSIAGATGTFVASAAAFGALRRKKED, from the coding sequence ATGAGAAAAGCATATAAAAGAATAATAAGTACGGCGATGGTATTATCTATAGTAATACAAGGAAATACAGTATTTGCAAAAGAAATATCTAATAATAGCAACAATGAATCTAAAAAACTAGTAGTTGTGTACGAAAGAAAAGATTCTAAGGACTATTTAGATATATTAATCAACGGAAAAACAAATCAAAAGGAAATAAAAGACGGCAAACTTTGTGAAGTAGTAGATGGAATAGACATAGCGGTTGTTGATTCAAATAAATCTACTAATTTAAAATCTGATATGACAAATCTAATTAAGAGCGGTGCAGAGGCATTTATCTACATAAATGGTGAGAATGTAGATGTATTTAGTGCTAATGACGTATCTAAAAAAATAAGCAAATCAAATGAAACTAATGGCAAATCAAATGAGTCTAAAAAAGCTGATTCAACTGAAACTAAAAAAGAAGATGTAAAAAGAGAATCTACATCTAAAGAAAATCCTTCAAAAGAAGGAGCTAAAGAGGATGCAAAAAAAGACACTTCTAGAAAAGTAAAAGTTGAAATAACTTACAGACAGAAAAATTCGTCTAATGAATTAATATCTTTAAAAACAGCAACAACTGTATCATCTTCAGAAAAAGAAGAATCTAAAACTGAAAACAGAAAAGAAGAAGATAAAAATAACTCAAATCAGAAACCAGAACAAGATAAAGAAGAAAATAAGGATGAGAACAAAGACGAAGTAAGTTTCAACAATGAAGATGTACTAGGAAAAACTTCTACTGAATTAGTTGGAGATTACTATACAATAGGTAAAGAAGAAAGTAACTTTGCAAATTTAATAAATGATGCATTACTTAGCAAAACAGGTGCAGAAATAGCTATGACTAATGCAGGAACTATATTAAAATCAATACCAAAAGGCGATATAACTTATGGAAATATAGTAGAATCTGTAATATTTGGAAATACAGTTATAACTAAAAAGTTAACTGGAAAACAGATAAAAGATGCTATAGAAGTCGGAGCTGAGATATATCCAGAAGCTAACTCTACATTCCTACACTTTGGAAATCTTACATACACAATAGATGTAAATAAAAAAGCTGGTAGTAGAATAACAGATATTAAAGTAAAAGGTAAAAAGCTTGATGAATCAAAACAGTATCTAGTTGCTATGAATGATTATATGTCTACAGATTATAGCTCAATATCTGGATCAAGTATTGAAAAAAATTACGGGGAATTAGATAAGGTAATAGCAGAATTTATAAAATCTAAAGGAACTGTAAACTACAAAAATGATGGTAGAATAAAAGTAACTAAAACAATAAATATAAATAGAGAAAAGGTTAAAAAAGTAGTTACTGCTATAGATAAATTAACATATGATAAGACAACATCTAATATAAAAGCGGTAAATGAAGCTATAAAAATGTTCAATGACTTAAATCAGGATGAAAGAAAACAAGTAACAAACTATAAAAAACTTGTTAAGATAGCAGATTCTTTAAGAAGCAATGGTGTAAATGTAAGTAAACCAAGTGGAACAGGATCTAGTTCATCATCAAGTAGTTCAAGTGGATCAAAACCTACACAGAAATCTCCTAAAACAGGTGATGCATCATCAATAGCAGGAGCAACAGGAACATTTGTAGCATCAGCTGCAGCTTTTGGAGCGCTAAGAAGAAAAAAAGAAGACTAA